The Humulus lupulus chromosome 7, drHumLupu1.1, whole genome shotgun sequence region taGAACCTTATCCgaaaacctttatacaattattaatggaatcctttatcgTGGTTATGACTAGGCGTACGCTTGGACTCAGAGGCAGGGTCGTCTTTCTTAAATCaaaacacttggaattaaaggtaagagaactgcacccgattatgtggttaggttgagactaagtgttccctatatttgtatgcattgttatatgattgtgatgacCATGTGAATATAAAATAAATGGACTAAGAGGGCCGGGATTGATATTTGAGTATGACACGCCTTGTGAGCATGGgatgaacggcctaagagtgtcgaaactaatatttgtgcacagggcgcagctcagccactggtagctgaggacatcttACTAATCACTGAACTCGGTTAAGCTGggcggagtcagtgggtataacactggtgGCGGcttaagtgagccgaagacagtgtgttaaacagagggtgcggcctaagggcactgACCCTAAATATTTTATACTGACTGCGATAATTGTTGATTATGATATATTGATTATATGGATGACAATTGTTAGTTTGTCGATTGTTATCATTAAATAGGTGATTGTTATGAAATGATGTATAaatggttattgatattgatcatgctatgatatcatgttttcttgctgggcctcggctcacgggtgctacgtgctataggtaaaggcaagggtaagatgaattgaccatgggttggggagctctgggggcgaggcgtacattgtcagctgctcggccgccacggtcgagggattgtacagggacagaaacctaaaatgtgtatttttccattagagtggcttgattatttatatcatttggaaattctgtaattatgtcatttaaaccctgatttgggatcccgtgtacccaacatttattttaatgaaagttatttgttcataaccaaaatcttttaagtCTATCCTGTTCATGTCTTAGATTCAcatgtttatttaaatgacttgattagcgagtctcgcactatttcaaacacatagtgtaacggtcttggttatccagggcgttacatttgaaGTATTCACATCAGGAATACTTTTGTGAGAAATTTTCAATTGCTTTCCAAGTTGACATGGTTCGCATTTTCCCACAGATTCGTTACCTAGTTTGGGTAATCCTCGAACAATTCCTGCATTTgacatttttttcaaattttttaaatgaatgtGTCCAAGCTTTTCATGCCATAAATCAATAGAGTTATCTATGGCAGAGTGACAAGTAGCATAGGTagtgagagtgtaacaattatcatTAGATCTAAACCCTTGCAAAATAATTTCATCTTGGTTATTAACAACACCTAGCAATGATTGCTATCAAAATTAACAGTGTAAccctgatcacaaatttgactgaCGCTAAGAAGATTAACTCTTAGTCCTTCAACCAACATTACATTCTTAAGCCTGGCTAGACCTTCTAAATTAAGAGTTCCCATCCCTATGACATTTCCAGCCAGACCATTACCAAAAGTAACTTCGCCACATTTCATTGGTCTAATGTTGACAAGAAAGTCTTTATCACCTGTCATGTGCCTGGCACAACCACTGTCAAAACACCACATTTGAGAAGCAGCCGTTTTAAAACAAGAGATACCAGCAAGACATTTATTTTTGACAAcccatttttgtttttgaaaaacaTGTTTATTTTGAAACACTTTAAAATTTCCAAAACATTTAGAACTAACACATGTTTTGCAAAGTAAGACATCTAGGCCGAATGTGACCTTTtactccacaaaaatgacaagaGGGAATGAGACGTTTCTTTTTCCCATGAGAATTTTCAGGTTTACATGACTGCTTTATTTCTATAGAAACCAAACATTCAGCTGTAAAAATAGAACCCTGCAAAGTTGAATCAAAATATCCAGAAGACATATTTTCAGATTTAACAAATTTAGTATTCATTTTCGATTGAGTTTCAACAAAACCCAATCCAGCATGACTCAGTTGACCTGAATTTCGAACCTCCTCAAAAATGTTAGAACCTGGATTTAGCATTTTAACATTTCTTTTCAATTTGTCAAGTTCTTttgtcaaaaatacaattttagaattttttgaaCATAACTCAATTTCACAACATttattcttttcttctctttgatGTTGTGAGACAATTCTTTATTCATTTTAACCAAAGAATGATTTTCAGTATAAACCTGTAACCACTTACCATACATTACCTTGTATGATTCAGCCAATGATTCTTCATTGAGTTCTGACTCGTCTGAATTCGAGTCAATTTCCTTGTTATCGACATCAGTCAAGGTATTGTTTAAACACAAAAAATTTCCTCTTTCCTGAAAAGCACTTGACAAAACACTGGTTAAAGCAACTTTCTCATTATCCTCTTCACTACTTTCAGAATCATCATCACTCCAAGTAACATTAAAaccttttttattctttttcaatgtgttggcacattcagattgaatatgaccaTAACCTTCATATTCCCgacattgaataccctttttattgttCCAAGCAAAAGGTTTAGAAGAGGTGTTACCTTTTggagtttttgaaaaattcttttATTTCCAACCTTTTTCatgaatttttgaaaaattcttgtTAACAAGGCCATTTCATCATCTTTCTCATCATCAGAAATATCTTTTTCAGAAACTTTAAATGCAATACCTTTGTTTTTTTCAATTGAAGGATTCGGCTTACCCTTTTTCATTATTTGTTGATTTAGTTCAAATGTTCTTAACGAACCCATAAGCTCCTCAACCTTCATTTTGCCAAAATCCTTAGCTTCCTCCATTGCTAGCAATTTCGTGTCAAACCTGTATGGAAGCACACGAATTTTTTTTCAACCAACACAGATTCATCTAGTTTTTCTCCCAAGGCATAAAACTCATTAGCAATATCAGACAGCTTTTCATAAAACTCAGATAAAGTTTCAATTTCCAACATTCTTAATTCATCAAATCTAGTTTGTAACATGGTAAAACGTGATCTCTTTACATCAGCGGtaccttcaaactgagtttgaaggattttccacGCCTCCTTTGCAGATTCATAAGAAGATATCAATTTTATAAAgcattcaccaacaccattaaaaattgcatgcaAAACTTTATTATTATAACCAGATAATTTTTCATCTTCAATGGACCGCTCCAGTTTTGATTTTACCTTTGAATTACCTTCATCATCTTTTTCAATTGGTGGAGTCCAACCCGAGAGTATAGATCTCCAAGCCTTCTCATCTTGTGACTTGATGAATGCCCTCATCCTGACCTTCCAGTATGGATAATTAGTGTCATTTAATAGAGGTGGCCGAGTGATGGAGTTTCCTTCTGCAAAGAACGACATCTCACACAAAAACAAATTAAACAGAATAATATAATctcaagatctcactaagagtttagtgactcACTCTGATACTAATTGAAATTATGTACTTTATAATTaccaactaattaattaattaaatgcggaataattaagttggtatgAAACAGATATTTTGTAGCTACAGACCAGGGTGCTGTAACTACATACCAGAAAAGAACTAAAAgtgcaaaaaataaaaacacacaaggttttttttacgtggtatcagcaatccttgcagattgctactagtccacggggtcacgcccagagataagattcattaaaaagatctcaaaaatacaaagttttttacttatgcataaatagactccctcttattatatgccgcaagcttgatgtattccACCTTGACAAATGAACCTTGCTGACCCTTCAAGAATTCGAACTCCCTTCGATCTGCTTGAAGTGTGCTTGCTTCCTCCTGAAGCAAGACTTGAACCACCTTCTTCCGAAGGTTTGCACTTTGTTCACCTCCTTTGTAGAGCTCCACATAACAAAGACTCTCTTTTACAAATAAGAATGAAATACAAAAAGAGGTAACTAAAACCTAGCTGCCAATATGAGTATTTATAGTCATTATACTCATATTGGGCAACTAATACACGGTCTAAATCGACCTGAACCCACAAGGAAACTTTTCTAAAATAATTCTTCAATTTGACAAGATTTCctgattctgtagctacagaatcgtGAGCTATATTTGGTAACAATGCATCATTTGATGTAGGAATCAAGATTTCCCTTTTAAAACCTGATCATgcaataaaactcaattataTGGTCACATATAATGAGGTAATCGGCTGGAAAAATacaattcaaaaatatttttttttataataataaaaccacactatTTTTGGCAAACTTTCCTAATATAGAAAATTTTGTCATCAATTatacttttattatttaaaataaataaaatatatatcaataatatatatttagatGCAGTcaaatataataagaaaatacaaaatatttttgtcaaaatTAAATATGTCAAAAATGGAATTAACATATACTATGTCAAAATTAATGATACAAAAGTATTTTTCACCTTGCAACTTAGAGAAAATACATAAAGGAAACCTAACGAATGATAAATGTGGTATGTCGACCCAATCTTTTTGCTACCATCACATAGTCCCATTTTCTCAATATTTTACTTCACCACAAATGTTGCATCATGAGATTCTCGGAATATGCTTTTAGAATTTGAGTCACAAATGCAATATTTTGTATCACAATTAATCATGTCATATATTTCACTAACTCTTTTTATAAGACGTGAGTAAGAAGGATATCATATGAATTAGAAACATCTTTATTAGTATTGTCATATAGAATTTAAATGTCTAGAAGTGAGAAAAATggtaaatattttaaaatgaatttgatttgttaatataaatcatgattgTAATACACCTTACACACTACAATACAATATGTAATCATATAAGTGAAGAATTTTGATAGAGCTTTATAATACTTTcagtaaaattaatataaattgaaaGATTTTACTAATATGTTTTGGAAGATGAAGCAAGGACATCatcattattaatttattattatttgtccAATAGATTTTGAAGTCTTTGACATCTACAGATATTGGAATAGTGCAACATCTATTCTTGCTTCTCATATCTCTTTCATAGATTCTGCgaattttgttttgattttatgTTTCCCTTTGTTATGAATAATTTtgttaagtttttatttttatttttttaatttttggtatAGTTTTTGTCTAATTTATAATGTATGAATAACGTCATATCTTCAATGGTGTGGAGAGAGTGACCCAGCCCAATTTAACTTGACCAAATTAAAAGTAGGGATAATTACATGTGCCactgtaattttaaaaaaaattgttttatacGGTATATTAGGTATATtaagttaattacaaaaatacgatactatttataagtattaattatttttgtCTTTTTGTGTCTATTTTTATTCGGGcataacaaataatataataataaaagtaatagtAATTATAGCTACTATCTTTAATAaagtaaattaatttatttttatttaaaataaatatatttattactattaaaataaatatttatacaattactcaaaaaaaattatttatataagtTACAATATGCAGTTgattgaaattaatattaataactatatgttacaatatatagttaaagataatcacaatattattattttttataaaaatattatatattttttttaaatcatagctagtcaaatctcaacacttaatgttaaaccaaaatcataTTCTAGtccacaaaaatatattttaaagttaaaaaattagttttataaatatgtgtaataatcatgttaaataaatttataaatatttatgtaaatgtgagttacaaaaataaattttttagttgtgaaattagttttgtaaattgttgttacaaaaatgtaaaatttgtttaaaaaaatattatatttcccCTATCTGTAACTGcatttttcatataaatatatatatacttaataaagtgttttataaataataaatatcttaaatttatatttttaagttgcaTAGTATAACTATGATGgttcttgtaattttttggtacaatattgtaacaatatagtaaagtataatatttttatgtatattttgttaaTGATATCTTagctataaaatattttcgtaaatgttagttacaaaaatatatttcttagttaTAAAACTAGATtggtaaactattgttacaaaaataaaaaatttagttacaaatttgtttgtaagttttatctacaaaaaaaaatatatacaattctataactaatttttgtaaatattatttacaaacatgtaacagatatttacaattttataatagatatttacaagtttgtaaacgttgataaaaaaaattatattttgctGTTTTTATTTGTCGTATTTTTGTAAAACaccttatttttcattttttttttttaacttttagtgcatttttgtaaatTACCCTTAAAAGTATCCAAGTTGACATCCCAAATTTGTGTTTACATTCATCAAGAATTATATTCTATTTCCTAAATTCGCAAATGATGTATAAAATGTATGTCAAACAAGGCAAATTAATACATGCATATGAGGGTTTCCCACGTATGAATTAAACACCTTAAACATCTATCTTATCTTGAAGATACATTTCCCAATCCTAAATACAAATTAAAGCAAACAAACCAATCATTAAGTTTTTGTTTTCACAttgattttttccttttttctttttatttacagTAGAAAAGGAAAATAATCAAACACAATACCAAAACAACCCTTCCAGTGTTCATTCATTTAACTAAAACTAAAAACAGATTAGTAgaagaataaataaaaattaatcaggCTCGAATTCCACGTTCATCTTTTTGTTTTTTAACAAAGTAATCATCACATTCGGATTCACAAATActactctttttctttttcttttttccttcaattaaaaataaataatatatttaaaatgaTCAACTGTACGGACGAATTAAGCTATCTCTATGGCACGTAATGGTCCTCCAATACCGGTTGCGTCCGAGTCCCCGTCGCAAATGGCGCCCTCAAGTTCTCGAACGAAGTAATCTGCACAGCTTCACCTCTATCAGTTCCCAACTCCGACCTTCGCTTCTCCTTCTTCTTACTCCTCTCATTTTGGTACTTCTTTACCCTCAAAACCAACAAAgccaaaaaacccagaaaaatcaaaaccCCAATCAAGCTCCACAAAATCGTCCACCCCTTTGACTTGCCTCCACCCCTGCCGTAACTCGATTGCCCAGCCGCTGACGGAGCCGGCGCCAAAGCTTCGGACTCCACGACTACGGAGCAATGACCTTGTTTGAACATTTTGCACACATTTCCGGGCAAAACGTCTTCGAAATCCACCGAACCGTGCAAATCGAAGAACACGCATTTGGGCGAGTAAGGCGAGGAGCCGGAACCACCTTCGATGATGTCGTCGTTCTCTGGGAACTCGATCGTAATGGGCTTCTTCAAGGCCCTAATTTCAAGTTCGGGTAGGTCGGTGGCGGTCAAATTGGACCCGTCGTAGGCCAGTAGGCCCAAAACGGGAGCCACGTAATCGAAGCCCGGTAAAGGGTAGAAGAGCGAAGACCAATTCCCCAAACTATGATACACCAAAACGATGCGTTTCGCGTACGGCTGTTCCACCACGCCGATCGGAATTCGAAACTCTCCGTAGCTCCGTACGCCTCGAGCTCTCAGGCTACCGCTCCTGACCCTCATTGCCGACACTCCGACTCCGGTGATATTTACCGGCAAGACGGCGTTGTATGCCACCCCGGTTCGGGGCCGGTTCAGCGACCTGAATGCGTAATCCTGTAGCAGCGCGTCGAGCGCACGCGCTGAAATCTCGCCCGGCGGCTGAGCCGCCGCGTGTGGGGTCAAGTCAAAGAGTGAAACCAGTAATAGGAGAAGTGTGAACAGGGTTTTTTCGGACCTCATTTTGACTCGCTCTCTTTCTCTCGAGAAAGCAGAAGAAAATAAAATCAAAGTCACAGTACATAATGTAAATGAAAAGAGTAACGCTTCAGAGtttttgactttttttttaacAGAAATATCGAAATGTTAATACTGAAAAATCGGTTTTTTTTAACCAATTTCGTATATGGTAGAAAATATTATCTAACATTTATGGCATTGATGATATGGATAAAAGGATAAGTCGCTTTACCCATTGGTTAAGCAACACTTGCTTCAGCTGTACGCACCAGACGAGTTTTGTATAGGTTCTAATCTTACACGAagctatttaatttaaattattagataaattaattaaagtaCAATGCTTGCTGATTAGAAGTTTACAACcaaaatgatatatatttaaatgaattTTAATGGTTATTCTTGTTCAGTTTTTAAGAAAAATGatcaaaataaaaaggaaaaaaataatctGGGAATAGTTATACCAAAATTTATTAGAGACAAAGACTCTAAATAATTTAGTGGAGTGGCAAAACGAAGGGAAATAAGAAAGCGGGCAGGGCAGGGCAGGGCATACATTTTTCATCTGAAATAATAACTCCTATACCAACCAAATGATTAGACCCTTGTGTTAATGCAACATAGCATTCATCTTCGATTTACCTGGACAATAACTACATTCAAATATGCTTACTTATTTAACTCAAGGACCTAcccaaatttatttaatttttattatatatgtggATTTTTCAAATTCGTAAAGATTTTGTTGGGCCACTTGAACGACATGAATCTTTTTCATCTTGGTAAGAATTAATGGTACGAGTAATTGCATGAAGTTTTATCCCGTGGTTTTAGATATTTGGCGAAGAAGTCATCATATTCTCGAAAGATCCAAGTAATAAGTAAATATGTGTGTTGTATGGTTATGAGAATTAAATATTTTGCATCTTCTTCTATCATAATGCGATGCATCTAACACCATCACCCAAGCTATTAAGAGACCTCACCCCAGGTAGCCCCACCTCattaacttttttaaaaaaaaataaaaaaaaaactttgcttCACTTCCTCACTTTAAACTaacattataaaaaattaatatttttaaccaatatttattcaaataaaaactaattaattaactTATTTGAAAAAATGTACTGATCAACTATGTGATTCTAATTTATTGGTATTaacattttttttcattaatttaacATCAGGTGtagataattaattaatgtaCATTTTACTTTTCATCAAATAGTCATAAAAATATTATCAGGTGCTTTAAACTTTTTGAAGGGAAAAATTATCATGTGCTTAATATTACTCTTGATGCTTTAATTAGTTTTTCTTAAATATAtacttttaattttaaataatgatTATAGTTGCACTCGCTCTACTTAATTTTAGTTTTGATTGATTAATAATACATATATCCCCTTTAACCTTAAAGACGATAAATTTACAATGacataatttcaaaaaaaaaaaaaaaattgcaataaCATATTATACTTATTCAATGATGTGACATGTATTATTAGtaagttttttcaatattttttttaatgtccAGTCACTGTTCATTTAGATTTTATAAATTTTCATCCAGAACATTCTATAAAATGTAAACTTATAAGGTATGTGTACTTCTTATTATGTTGTAGTGTATTACACTGCAATGAATTGTATTTTAGAGTATATtggtatataataatatatttggtaaaaatcttttattaaaatattatatatttatatatatatttaagtcaATATTAaacataatattatataaaaatattataaattataatttattataatataatacgACGCATCAAACACACTCTACATTGTattcataaatatatttatttgaatgagTAGATTTGCATATTATTAGTTGCTTTGTTATGagatttgtttttttcttttttctttccgtGATACATTTGTATTTAATGCACATGCATAACATAAATGAACATGTaatgaatataaatatatatacattcataaatataaatatatagctATAATTATTATCCCAATACATTATCATTATGAAAAAGCTCATTATCTTCACGCCCTTTAATTTATCTTAGTGTTAACTCGTATTTTCGTCAACTCACGTGGAGTAATAAATGAATagttgttttatgtgtaaaaatATGAGTGGAATCTTGACTATGAATagtgaaaaagaaagagaaatgaaTGCGATAGTAAATGTAAGAGATAAATGTTTATAATCATTCGGCCCAAAAAAGATGACCTGCGTCTACTTAGTCAGTATTAGATGATGAACTTTGAACATTTAAGAACAGGTACACTAAGTTTGATCCTGCTCTTGGGGCAGTTACAACAATGGAGAATGAGAGCTCTCTTGAGGAAAAATAGTTATTGACTTTATTAGCCAACTAGCCAGACTTGGCTAGAACTAGATTGACCTGACTTGATTCTCGTTTTGATCCTTTGTCCCCTTTTGCATCTTGATTTGCACTATTTATAGTCCCGGAGATGGGAAGAGTTGACAGTGGATACTTGTTTCTCGATCAGCTAATTTTCGGTACACTTGGACGAATGTAGGTTTCTGTCTCACCAAAAAAGGTAATCTGACGTGTCCTATTCATGAAGAGGTTGAAGGCGCACTCTAGTGCAGAAGGATGCTCAGTGGCGAGTGGCGACCGACGATTAGCGAGGGCCTTTGGCGACTAGCTAAGACTCATTGCGGCTAGCTAGAGCTTATGGTGTGTACTCGATGCACTCTGGCACGGGTGATGACTCGGGTGGCGAGGGCCACCAGCAATTGGCTAGCGCTCCTAGCGATCGATGACCGGCGAGGGCCTCTGGCAATTGGCTAGCACAACTGGCTATCGGCTAGCACTTGATTGGCTAGCGCGACTGGCTAGGGTGATTGGTTAGGACTTCTCCCTCCCGCAGTTTGCGATTGGCTAGGACCATTGGTTACCACTTGACTTCACTTGATGGGAGGAGTGGACTTGGGTTGGCGAGATCTGTTTCTGCCTAAGTGTTGAGAGAATGACGAGGGTCATCCTCCTAGGTGAGCGACGGTGGTTGTGGCGTCTTGCCATTTCACCACTTGTTCTGACACATCACCAGCTTTGCGAGCCACCACGTGGCAATGCCAAAATGTGGGTATAACACCTAGTAAACCCTAGATTGCTTGGTCTTCTCTCAATCGAAGCCCCTGCAGTCTATGCATGTGCATCGGATGTGCTTTGATCGAGAAGCCCTCACCATTGCTAGTCAATGCTTGGGCTTATGACAGATGGGGGGTGAGTCGTTCATTGGTTCATCTTGATCCCCTCAGTGGGAAATTATTATTGGTCTCCAGCATTGGGGATCCTTCTGGGATACGATATCTAGTGGCTGGTGATGATGAGCTATTGGATCTAGTGGTTGGCACTACTTCAATGGCGTGTGGCTTACTCTGCGGCTTCATGGTGTATTGGGCTACGATTTTAGAGTTGAATCTATGCTCTGACATATTGCTTGGGTACTCCAATGTGGTGTGCCATTATGTGCAACTCAATGGCTTTGAATTTGGTCTTGGGTAGTGTCACGTCCcaaaattacataataaggcttagggtcttgattaagGGGTCATGgaaatatatggagttatatgtttatttgatatatttgtttgtgattatgtgagttatatgataatataactagtggtgcatgtttaggggtattaaatatgcatgtgggcccgtttcttattagaatggaaaCTTTTGTAACTTGGCCTGTTATGGGCACAATTGTACATATATGTGCgtatatgtaatatatgtgtgagaccacattattatgtgggtttatttgagttactcggcatgagacgatcctagcaaGCAatttagtgggaaagtcacaacgggacacaatacccaactcggggtgagtcaaggggtattttgggtatttggcatttaattgggttattgggtaatgggattGAATATtagggatatatttggagttagtaagTTTAGGATGGAATAtcggggaatttgaccattttgcccttagggacgtttttggtaccccgagcctcggggttagcttaagtcacttaagccccaaggaaacaaaagaaaaacacaaaagCACGCCTCACTGAACCgactcactctctttctctctaagcttCCCTAAGCTAGTCTTTGAAGAATTGAGAAGGATTTTGGCTAGAAACCAAATAATTGAAGGCTTGGGATTGGGATTTAGAAAGCTTGCGGTTAGGGGATCATCATTCACAACGAAGGTAACAATCTAATTCTTGTGTTTAACTGATTTATGTAAGAATTTGCAGCtgttttgaggtgttcttgaacctTCTAGCTCAAAAATTGAAATTGGTGTTTTGGTGAGTTAAGTAACTAGATGTTTGTTGGGTTTTTTTGCTGGAAAGATGTTAGAACTACTGTGGTGA contains the following coding sequences:
- the LOC133788258 gene encoding uncharacterized protein LOC133788258, with amino-acid sequence MRSEKTLFTLLLLLVSLFDLTPHAAAQPPGEISARALDALLQDYAFRSLNRPRTGVAYNAVLPVNITGVGVSAMRVRSGSLRARGVRSYGEFRIPIGVVEQPYAKRIVLVYHSLGNWSSLFYPLPGFDYVAPVLGLLAYDGSNLTATDLPELEIRALKKPITIEFPENDDIIEGGSGSSPYSPKCVFFDLHGSVDFEDVLPGNVCKMFKQGHCSVVVESEALAPAPSAAGQSSYGRGGGKSKGWTILWSLIGVLIFLGFLALLVLRVKKYQNERSKKKEKRRSELGTDRGEAVQITSFENLRAPFATGTRTQPVLEDHYVP
- the LOC133791824 gene encoding uncharacterized protein LOC133791824, producing MEEAKDFGKMKVEELMGSLRTFELNQQIMKKGKPNPSIEKNKGIAFKVSEKDISDDEKDDEMALLTRIFQKFMKKVGNKRIFQKLQKNKKGFNVTWSDDDSESSEEDNEKVALTSVLSSAFQERGNFLCLNNTLTDVDNKEIDSNSDESELNEESLAESYKVMYELDKLKRNVKMLNPGSNIFEEVRNSGQLSHAGLGFVETQSKMNTKFVKSENMSSGYFDSTLQGSIFTAECLVSIEIKQSCKPENSHGKKKRLIPSCHFCGVKGHIRPRCLTLQNIGCARHMTGDKDFLVNIRPMKCGEVTFGNGLAGNVIGMGTLNLEGLARLKNVMLVEGLRVNLLSVSQICDQGYTVNFDSNHC